In Malus sylvestris chromosome 2, drMalSylv7.2, whole genome shotgun sequence, the genomic stretch tcgcgcttgaccaagcctgaaactacaagtaagcttcaagtgaaattgatacattaccttgtgcatctccaccagttaaagataccacccctggatggaggaagagtacttccagagaagatgccacatctacctatgagacagataaggcaagtcaagacgacaccacactccgatacttagaagtttcgtgattacgagatcattctcccacaatatttcctaatgtcatttgtactaaatcattcacttgtactcactaaaggagagcttgaacctatgtacttgtgtaaacccttcacaattaatgagaactcttctattccgtggacgtagccaatctgggtgaaccacgtacatcttgtgtttgctttcctatctctatccatttatatacttatccacactaatgaccggagcaatctagcgaagatcacaaaaagcgaccgttttcgctacctaggatctatcttgcaagagaacggagaattagatggagatctcaaccatagaatacaagctggatggaaagagtgcatctggcgtgttgtgtgaccgtcgtaggccactgaagctcaagggaaaattttataggacgacaataaggccagcgatgttgtatggcacagaatgttgggtggtgaagcatcaacacgtacacaaaatgggtgtagcggagatgaggatgcttcgtgggaggtgtgggcacacgagaaaggataagattgggaatgaggatatccgaggtaaagtaggagtagccgaaattgtaggaaagatgagagaaaatcggctccggtgatttggacatgtgcaaagaaggccgactgacgctccggttcaaagatgtgactacgggacagaggtccagggccgaaggggtagaggaagacctaggaaaactttggaagagactctaagaaaagacttagagtacttggatctaacggaggacatgacacaaaaccgagcgcaatggcgttctaggattcatatagccgaccccacttagtgggaaaaggctttgttgttgttgttgtttttttttttttgttttcacaaCTGATTTACCACACAATTTTAAAagtgtacctttttttttttttttgtaacaaaaAGTTTAGAGAGGGATTGGTTACTCTCACCACCTCATATTCATGACCTCGACTTGTAAGGATTTACGCGTGCTACATAACTGTCAGTTGTCACCGATATGGATTTGCGTAGGAATTTACAGATCTCACTACCATTGGTAGGGCATAATCACAACCTCGACTTATAAGGAGATATGTGTGTTACTTAATTGTCAACTGCCACCGGTATAAATTTACGTTGAAATTTACAGATCGCGCACCAACTAATACTGCTGACAACGAGACTCGAATCTTAGTGGAGCGACACAAAACATAAATCTTATCAGTTAGGCCAACTTCCGTTGGCATTTTAAAAGTGATTATTTCTGCAACACAACCATGTCAAACTAAGCCTAAACGCGTTGTGGCCATATTTTCCAGTTTCCATAGAAATTGCTTGGAGGAGTTGTTGAATTACTACAACATTACATATATGCCAttctgacttttttttttttttgatccaAGGTAACATGCATTACCAACAACAAACTTTACAACACAAAGGACCAAAATTTACAACAAAAAggcccaaaaagaaaaaacacgaACAAACAACAGTGGCCCAACCAAAAGTTGAGAtcgaaacaaaagaaaactcaAACAAGCCAGTTCTGTTGCATCCTCCGCCATAACTACTGCTGCAACCACCAAAACAGCAGCCGTGCATGTCGATCCACACAAATTCTTGCCCCTAATTAAGCCTCGCCTCATCGATACCAACATCCAATCCTAGGCTTCATCATTGATTTCaaagaccatcttgatggtgtaggttaatttcagagaccatttgtaataataataaaaaaatcgtgggacccatttatgtgccatATTAGCACATAATAgaaattttgacaaatttgTGACGAAAGGACAACaatgatttgcgacacctattttcagagACTATATTGatcgatttttaattttagagaCCATTTTAATGGTGGGGTCAATTTCAGAtatcatttgtgataaattcCCTTACATATATGCCCTTCTAACTTTGTAGGATTGCTTAGGCCATCTTCAATGGAGATGGCTAAgggtccaaaaataaaaaaatggcctGATTTGTCAAAAATCTCATCTCAAACCGATCACTGGGCTATAATTCTATAAAGCCCACCATGCTATTATTTGGCCAAAGAGGTATCAGGCTAGCCAAATGTAGCTCTTCTCTTAGCCACTTTTATGGGGCCCAGTTCCTTAATTGTAAATTTAAACTCAACAACTAGATTTGAAAGCATTTAACagaagtttaattaaattaaccaataaatttaaaatataaaattaaaactaataaattatcgAGGGTTTATGTTTAGCTCAGGTTGGGGATTATATATGAATATGGTCTGATactgttcatttaaaaataattttttgcaggGCTTTAGGCCGCTTTGGgtcccgaccacgccttcacggttttgtttctaggaacttagacgaaaacttcccagtgggtacgggaagttcttgtgtgagttgtttctgggaactcacacgagaaacaactcacacaagaacttcctagtgggtcacccatcatgggattgctctcacgtgaactcgtttaacttcgaagttccgatggaacccgaagccagtgagctcccaaaaggccttgtgctaagtagagatgagaatatacatacaaggtttacatgatccactctcctgggcaatgtgagatgttacactTTTAGTTGGAGGTGACCTTAAGAGCACTTCCAATGTAGGAAAACCCTCTAGGCAATAGGCAACTCAATCTCATTAAACGAACAGTAACTGCATGTAATAAACAATAATTGTCCAAGTAAATCTCTATTCCTAAATTGAATAACCAAAGTAATTGGTATTATTGTTTGAGAATTCGTAGTACGCACCCTTTTTTTGTGAGGGATCATAAAACTGCTTGAGAATTGGTTAAATTACTACATGCCCTTTGTAAGACTGCTGAAATAATGTCATGTATTTTACATAAGCCatacaaattattattattattattttgtcaaCAACCGATACAATTACAAATTATTTACACAATGCAATTTGTAATTCTCATCATTTTCTAATTCGTATTTATCCAATATTCGCAATTTCAATTCTATAAATTCCATGAATTGACGGTATTTGTTATAAATATTAGAAATTCTCCATCTAAACACCGCGTAAAATTTATTTTCAGAAAACAAATCTCCTCACAAAACTACCCATACAACAACAATCAAAATACCGATCTTATCCTCACCCCTCTCACAGCCTAACAAGAAGCAGCAAAGCAAGAAACCCAAATAACCCCTCGCGCACGTTAGGACAGTTTCTCAATGCCCCATTCCCCTTCGGCGGAGTTTCCGCGACAGTACCAGGCGGCGTCTGAGCCGACTCGGAACCAGGCGGCGGGGAAGTGTACGGCGGAGGTGGAGGCTGCATGAGAACCGGCGGCAATCCGAGCCCTTGATTCACTTGGATCTCGAATGCCATGCCACGCTGGCACTGTACGCCGTCTCCGGCGCTGGAGAAGTAGTATGTGAGACCCTTATGGGTCAACGGCACGGCCATAACCTGCGAATCTCCGAATGCATTGCTTCCGCCGCCGTACTCGAACGTGTCGTCGTCCGACGCGTCGTCCATTGAGCAGCTACGGTATGTCGTTTGGTTGTAGGTTTCGATCACCGTCTGGTTTGTGCTAGTATTGAAgactacaataaataaataaataaaaattaacaaaaataatttgaaaaatacaAAATGTGATAGGCTAATTAGCACTAGTTATGTCTAACTGTGATTAgaggttaattaattagcttACTGAGGTAGTCGCCGAGATTGAAGGTCTGAGTGGCGGCCCAAGAGGAGTAATTtgtgaaggaggagttgctggTGGAGTTGAAGAACCAGCCGGTGGCTCCGCCCACGGTGTGATTGACGTATTGGGTTGCCGTAGGTGTGGCGGCGGCGGCAGCGGTGGCAGTGATGGCGATGAGAAGCATAATGGCCGTCGGATTAGCGGATTTCATGGCTCTGGTTGGGCTCTCCGATCTGAAGAGATGAACTTGTAAGCTGGAGCAGCTTAGGTGAGGATTTGAACTACTTTGTAATTTTGCTGGtgtttttggtataaaataaaattataaaatttgaaaaatggggTTTGAAAAACGGGGTTCGTGTa encodes the following:
- the LOC126598000 gene encoding cucumber peeling cupredoxin-like — encoded protein: MKSANPTAIMLLIAITATAAAAATPTATQYVNHTVGGATGWFFNSTSNSSFTNYSSWAATQTFNLGDYLIFNTSTNQTVIETYNQTTYRSCSMDDASDDDTFEYGGGSNAFGDSQVMAVPLTHKGLTYYFSSAGDGVQCQRGMAFEIQVNQGLGLPPVLMQPPPPPYTSPPPGSESAQTPPGTVAETPPKGNGALRNCPNVREGLFGFLALLLLVRL